A window of the Apodemus sylvaticus chromosome 15, mApoSyl1.1, whole genome shotgun sequence genome harbors these coding sequences:
- the C15H21orf62 gene encoding uncharacterized protein C21orf62 homolog: MTPRSSFSLLLGVLGIFALGHFTEGQNSTLISTEGNSIRNCSCPIDIRDCDYSLANSVCSCKSILPFALEPTSYHGHLTIWFTDVSTLGHLLKFTLVQDLKLSLCGPDTFPTKYLAICGLKRLCIRTEARHPSREQSLLIHNRREGSSLYEGWQAYVFISFLDVALFNRDSSLRSYSIDNISSLTRDFPDFSYFKTSPMPNNRSYVVTVIY, encoded by the coding sequence ATGACACCGCGTTCCAGCTTCAGCCTTCTGCTCGGAGTGCTAGGCATCTTTGCACTTGGCCACTTCACAGAAGGTCAGAACagcacactgatttccacagaggGAAATAGCATTCGCAACTGCAGCTGCCCCATAGACATCAGGGACTGTGACTACAGCTTGGCCAACTCAGTGTGCAGCTGTAAGTCTATCCTGCCTTTTGCCTTGGAGCCAACCAGCTATCATGGCCATTtgaccatctggttcacagatgTATCCACGCTGGGTCACCTGCTCAAGTTCACACTGGTCCAGGACTTGAAACTTTCCCTATGTGGTCCCGACACCTTCCCCACCAAGTACCTGGCTATCTGCGGGCTGAAGAGGCTTTGCATCCGTACGGAGGCCAGGCACCCCTCCCGGGAGCAGAGTCTGCTCATCCACAACAGGAGGGAAGGCAGCTCCTTGTACGAAGGCTGGCAGGCCTATGTGTTCATCTCATTCTTAGATGTGGCTCTTTTCAACAGGGACTCGTCTTTAAGGTCATACAGTATCGACAACATCTCTAGCCTCACCAGGGACTTTCCTgatttttcttactttaaaacATCCCCAATGCCAAACAACAGAAGCTATGTTGTCACAGTTATTTACTAG